A window from Pseudomonas alloputida encodes these proteins:
- the hexR gene encoding DNA-binding transcriptional regulator HexR, with translation MRNLLEQIQGRLDELNKAERKVAEVILLNPQQATRFSIAALAQAAKVSEPTVNRFCRSFGVSGYPELKLQLAQSLASGAAYVSRAVEADDDPAAYTQKIFASAIASLDSACQQLDPQQVSRAVDMMIQARQIHFFGLGASAPVALDAQHKFFRFNLAVSAHADVLMQRMLASVAHTGDLFVIISYTGRTRELVEVARLARENGASVLGLTAAGSPLANACSLSLHIPLPEDTDIYMPMTSRIIQLTVLDVLATGMTLRRGVDFQPHLRKIKESLNASRYPIEDDDLN, from the coding sequence GTGCGAAACCTCCTGGAACAGATCCAGGGCCGCCTCGACGAGCTGAACAAGGCCGAACGCAAAGTCGCCGAAGTCATCCTGCTCAACCCGCAACAAGCCACCCGTTTCAGCATCGCTGCGCTGGCCCAGGCGGCCAAGGTCAGCGAACCGACCGTCAACCGCTTCTGCCGCTCGTTCGGCGTCAGCGGCTACCCCGAACTCAAGCTGCAACTGGCGCAGAGCCTGGCCAGTGGTGCCGCCTATGTCAGCCGCGCGGTAGAGGCCGACGATGACCCGGCCGCCTACACCCAGAAGATCTTCGCCAGCGCCATCGCCTCGCTTGACAGCGCCTGCCAGCAACTGGACCCGCAGCAGGTCAGCCGCGCCGTGGACATGATGATCCAGGCCCGGCAGATCCACTTCTTCGGCCTCGGCGCCTCAGCCCCGGTGGCCCTGGATGCGCAGCACAAGTTCTTCCGCTTCAACCTGGCCGTGTCGGCCCACGCCGATGTGCTGATGCAGCGCATGCTGGCCTCGGTCGCCCACACCGGCGATCTGTTCGTGATCATTTCCTACACCGGGCGCACCCGCGAACTGGTCGAAGTGGCGCGCCTGGCACGTGAAAACGGCGCTTCGGTGCTGGGCCTCACCGCCGCAGGCTCGCCACTGGCCAATGCCTGCAGCCTGAGCCTGCACATTCCGCTGCCGGAAGATACCGACATCTACATGCCAATGACCTCGCGGATCATCCAGCTGACCGTGCTCGATGTACTGGCCACCGGCATGACCCTGCGCCGCGGCGTGGACTTCCAGCCTCACCTGCGCAAGATCAAGGAAAGCCTCAACGCCAGCCGTTACCCGATCGAGGACGACGACCTCAACTGA
- a CDS encoding D-hexose-6-phosphate mutarotase, whose translation MPEHPLHRFFSSQRPRPTFEWERYQQRDVLIIDHPRCQAVFSRQGAQLLHFQPAGERPWLWCAEQWPQVGAIRGGVPVCWPWYGRHPSEDLWPAHGWARLLDWKLVDSREDEEGVTLKWRLDLCDWQVDLHARLGSRMELSLSTEHQDSEPCQLSHALLAYWRISDVSEIALSGLEDIEGYDRLNRQACREDGALKLKGGCQKVYPGTPRVQLQGPAWQRELCIDTGDSDDTVVWHPGNRPLMGVTGRESQRFVCVEATSGSGEGLSLAPGQRAHLRLQAHRLS comes from the coding sequence ATGCCCGAACATCCGCTCCATCGCTTCTTCTCCTCGCAGCGGCCCCGGCCGACATTCGAGTGGGAGCGTTATCAGCAGCGCGATGTCCTGATCATCGACCACCCCCGTTGCCAGGCGGTGTTCAGCCGCCAGGGCGCGCAGTTGCTGCACTTTCAACCAGCGGGTGAACGGCCGTGGCTGTGGTGCGCCGAACAGTGGCCGCAGGTGGGGGCGATCCGCGGTGGTGTGCCGGTGTGCTGGCCCTGGTATGGCCGTCATCCCAGCGAAGACCTGTGGCCGGCCCACGGTTGGGCGCGGTTGCTGGACTGGAAGCTGGTGGACAGCCGTGAGGACGAGGAGGGCGTGACCCTGAAATGGCGGCTGGACCTGTGCGACTGGCAGGTCGACCTGCATGCCCGGCTGGGTAGCCGCATGGAGCTGAGCCTGAGCACCGAACATCAGGACAGCGAACCCTGCCAGTTGAGCCATGCGCTGCTGGCGTACTGGCGCATCAGTGACGTGTCCGAGATAGCGCTGTCTGGTCTGGAAGACATCGAGGGCTACGACCGCCTCAACCGTCAGGCTTGCCGTGAAGATGGCGCGCTGAAGCTCAAGGGCGGCTGCCAGAAGGTCTACCCCGGTACGCCACGGGTGCAATTGCAGGGCCCGGCCTGGCAGCGCGAGCTGTGCATCGATACCGGTGACAGCGACGACACCGTGGTCTGGCACCCTGGCAATCGCCCGCTGATGGGGGTGACCGGCCGCGAGTCGCAGCGTTTTGTCTGCGTCGAGGCGACCAGTGGCAGTGGCGAAGGCCTGAGCCTGGCACCTGGGCAGCGTGCGCACCTGCGTTTGCAGGCGCACCGGCTCAGTTGA
- the leuA gene encoding 2-isopropylmalate synthase — protein MTMLKDPSKKYRAFPTIDLPDRTWPSKTITQAPIWCSSDLRDGNQSLIEPMDSEKKLRFWKTLVQVGVKEIEASFPSASQTDFDFVRTLIEDGHIPDDTTIQVLTQAREDLIARTFESLRGAKKAIVHLYNATSPSFRRIVFNQDKQGVKDIAVNAAKLFVKYAAQQPETQWTFQYSPETFSATEMEFAKEVCDAVIEVWNPTPEHKIILNLPATVEVSTPNIYADQIEWFCRNVSRRDSVIISLHCHNDRGTGIAATELGLMAGADRAEGCLFGNGERTGNVDLVTLALNLYTQGIDPLLDFSDIDGVRKVVEECNQLPVHPRHPYVGDLVHTAFSGSHQDAIRKGFAKQQDGELWEVPYLPIDPADIGRSYEAVIRVNSQSGKGGITYLLEQEYGISLPRRMQIEFSQVVQGETDRLGLEMTAQQIYSLLHKEYLQANAPYALVSHRLQEENGHSAVEVEVAGEGETTLHWRGKGNGALEALVAGLPIAVEIMDYNEHAIGAGTNAKAAAYIELRVAGGRPVHGVGIDENITTASFKALFSALNRSLSQQEAKAA, from the coding sequence ATGACCATGCTCAAAGACCCTTCGAAGAAATACCGCGCTTTCCCGACCATCGACCTGCCTGACCGTACCTGGCCGTCGAAGACCATCACCCAGGCACCTATCTGGTGCAGTTCCGACCTGCGTGACGGCAACCAGTCGCTGATAGAGCCGATGGACTCGGAGAAGAAACTGCGCTTCTGGAAGACCTTGGTGCAGGTTGGCGTGAAGGAGATCGAAGCCTCGTTCCCGTCTGCCTCGCAAACCGATTTCGACTTCGTGCGCACCCTGATCGAGGACGGCCACATCCCGGATGACACCACCATCCAGGTGCTCACCCAGGCACGTGAAGACCTGATTGCCCGTACCTTCGAATCACTGCGCGGTGCGAAGAAGGCCATCGTCCACCTGTACAACGCCACCAGCCCGTCGTTCCGCCGCATCGTCTTCAATCAGGACAAGCAAGGCGTGAAGGACATCGCGGTGAACGCGGCCAAGCTGTTCGTCAAGTACGCCGCCCAGCAGCCGGAAACCCAGTGGACCTTCCAGTACTCGCCAGAAACCTTCAGCGCCACTGAAATGGAGTTCGCCAAGGAGGTCTGCGACGCGGTCATCGAGGTGTGGAACCCTACCCCTGAACACAAGATCATCCTCAACCTGCCGGCCACCGTGGAAGTGTCCACGCCAAATATCTACGCCGACCAGATCGAGTGGTTCTGCCGCAACGTCAGCCGCCGCGACAGCGTGATCATCAGCCTGCACTGCCACAACGACCGCGGCACCGGCATCGCTGCCACCGAACTGGGCCTCATGGCCGGCGCCGACCGTGCCGAAGGCTGCCTGTTCGGCAACGGCGAGCGTACCGGTAACGTCGACCTGGTGACCTTGGCACTGAACCTCTACACCCAGGGCATCGACCCGTTGCTGGACTTCTCCGACATCGACGGCGTGCGCAAGGTGGTCGAAGAATGCAACCAGTTGCCGGTACATCCTCGTCACCCCTATGTGGGGGATCTGGTCCATACCGCGTTCTCCGGCTCGCACCAGGACGCCATCCGCAAGGGCTTCGCCAAGCAGCAGGATGGGGAACTGTGGGAGGTGCCTTACCTGCCGATCGACCCGGCCGACATCGGCCGCAGCTACGAAGCGGTAATCCGCGTCAACAGCCAGTCGGGCAAAGGCGGTATCACCTACCTGCTCGAGCAGGAATATGGCATCAGCCTGCCGCGTCGCATGCAGATCGAATTCAGCCAGGTGGTGCAGGGTGAGACTGACCGCCTGGGCCTGGAAATGACCGCCCAGCAGATCTACAGCCTGCTGCACAAGGAATACCTCCAGGCCAACGCGCCATATGCACTGGTCAGCCATCGCCTGCAGGAAGAAAACGGCCACAGCGCCGTGGAAGTGGAAGTTGCCGGTGAAGGCGAAACCACCCTGCACTGGCGCGGCAAGGGCAACGGCGCCCTGGAAGCACTGGTGGCCGGCCTGCCGATTGCCGTGGAGATCATGGACTACAACGAGCATGCGATTGGCGCTGGCACCAATGCCAAGGCAGCTGCCTACATCGAACTGCGCGTGGCCGGTGGCCGCCCGGTACATGGCGTGGGTATCGATGAGAACATCACCACGGCCAGCTTCAAGGCGCTGTTCAGTGCGCTGAACCGCTCGCTGAGCCAGCAGGAAGCCAAGGCGGCCTGA
- a CDS encoding M23 family metallopeptidase, translating to MPRVLAPLLALSLLLLAGGAQASYITRTLNKPVPGGVAVVDLGPAANAPSARFDGKPVLVVKEQDNWLAIVGIPLTQKPGTAVLNQGGRTLPFSVRSKKYPEQRITLKNTRQVNPNPADLKRIERELAEQIKAYRSFSPNLPSNLVLDKPVNGPLSSKFGVRRFFNGEERNPHAGLDFAVPAGTPIKTPANGKVILVGDYFFNGRTVFVDHGQGFISMFCHMSKIDVQVGQQLRRGEVVGRVGSTGRATGPHMHWNVSLNDARVDPAIFIGAFQP from the coding sequence ATGCCCCGCGTGCTCGCGCCCCTGCTTGCCCTTTCCCTGCTGCTGCTGGCCGGCGGCGCCCAGGCCAGCTACATCACCCGCACACTGAACAAACCGGTACCCGGCGGTGTGGCAGTCGTCGACCTGGGCCCCGCCGCCAATGCACCCAGCGCCCGTTTCGACGGCAAGCCGGTGCTGGTGGTGAAGGAGCAGGACAACTGGCTGGCCATCGTCGGCATCCCGCTGACCCAGAAGCCCGGCACCGCAGTGCTGAACCAGGGCGGGCGCACCCTGCCTTTCAGCGTACGCAGCAAGAAGTACCCTGAGCAGCGCATCACCCTGAAGAACACGCGCCAGGTCAACCCGAACCCGGCCGACCTCAAACGCATCGAGCGCGAGCTGGCCGAGCAGATCAAGGCCTACCGCAGCTTCAGCCCGAACCTGCCGAGCAACCTGGTTCTCGACAAGCCGGTCAACGGCCCGCTGTCGAGCAAGTTCGGCGTGCGCCGCTTCTTCAACGGCGAAGAACGCAACCCGCATGCGGGGCTGGATTTTGCGGTGCCGGCAGGCACGCCGATCAAGACACCCGCCAATGGCAAAGTGATTCTGGTGGGGGATTATTTCTTCAACGGCCGCACGGTGTTCGTCGACCATGGGCAGGGCTTTATCAGCATGTTCTGCCACATGTCGAAAATCGATGTGCAGGTCGGCCAGCAACTGCGTCGTGGCGAGGTGGTCGGGCGCGTGGGCTCGACCGGGCGGGCAACCGGGCCGCACATGCACTGGAACGTCAGCCTGAACGATGCGCGGGTGGACCCGGCGATTTTCATTGGCGCGTTCCAGCCCTGA
- the xseA gene encoding exodeoxyribonuclease VII large subunit, whose translation MIKDPFERLGLDREVLTVSQLNGRARVLLEDVFRSVWVEGEISNLARPASGHMYFTLKDSGAQVRCALFRQNATRVRQALRDGLAVRVRGKVSLFEGRGDYQLILDTVEPAGDGALRLAFEALKEKLGAEGLFSAERKKPLPAHPQRIGIITSPTGAVIRDIISVFGRRAPQVELNLIPTAVQGREAIAQIVRAIRLADSLGFDALILARGGGSLEDLWCFNEEAVARAVAACVTPIVSAVGHETDVSISDFVADVRAPTPSAAAELLAPDNSGLRQRLDGLQRRLLLRMQNRLTHDRLRLESLTRRLRHPGERLRQQAQRLDDLDMRLRRAFMLNLNQRRERLARLDARLAAQHPGRNLKLLNQRLDSLAERLPRAMREVLKDRRQRFQAQLQTLQVVSPLATLARGYSILLDEQGQAIRSAEQTRNGQRLTARLNEGELLVRVEDNHLTPVTLSLLD comes from the coding sequence ATGATCAAAGACCCTTTCGAACGACTCGGGCTGGACCGCGAGGTCCTTACCGTCAGCCAACTCAACGGCCGCGCCCGCGTGCTGCTGGAAGACGTTTTCCGCAGCGTGTGGGTGGAAGGCGAAATCTCCAACCTCGCCCGCCCGGCGTCCGGCCACATGTACTTCACCCTCAAGGACAGCGGCGCCCAGGTGCGTTGTGCGTTGTTCCGGCAGAACGCCACGCGGGTACGCCAGGCGCTGCGCGACGGCCTGGCGGTGCGGGTGCGTGGCAAGGTTTCGCTGTTCGAGGGGCGTGGCGACTACCAGCTTATTCTCGACACCGTCGAGCCAGCCGGTGATGGCGCGCTGCGCCTGGCTTTCGAGGCCCTGAAGGAAAAGCTCGGGGCCGAGGGGCTGTTCAGCGCCGAACGAAAGAAGCCACTGCCGGCTCACCCGCAGCGCATCGGCATCATCACCTCGCCCACTGGCGCGGTGATCCGCGACATCATCAGCGTGTTCGGCCGCCGTGCCCCGCAGGTGGAGCTGAACCTGATACCTACGGCGGTACAGGGCCGCGAAGCCATCGCGCAGATCGTACGCGCCATCCGCCTGGCCGACAGCCTCGGCTTCGATGCGCTGATCCTGGCGCGGGGTGGGGGTTCGCTGGAAGACCTGTGGTGTTTCAACGAGGAAGCCGTGGCGCGTGCCGTGGCCGCCTGCGTCACGCCGATTGTCAGCGCCGTGGGCCATGAAACCGACGTGTCGATCAGCGACTTCGTGGCTGACGTGCGCGCGCCCACCCCGTCTGCGGCCGCCGAGCTGCTGGCCCCTGACAACAGCGGCCTTCGGCAACGCCTGGATGGCCTGCAACGGCGCCTGCTGCTGCGCATGCAGAACCGCCTGACCCACGACCGCCTGCGCCTGGAGTCACTCACCCGGCGCCTGCGCCACCCAGGCGAGCGTTTGCGCCAGCAGGCTCAACGCCTGGACGACCTGGACATGCGCCTGCGTCGCGCGTTCATGCTCAACCTCAACCAGCGCCGCGAACGCCTGGCACGCCTGGACGCCCGCCTGGCCGCGCAGCATCCGGGGCGTAACCTGAAACTGCTGAACCAGCGCCTGGACAGCCTGGCCGAGCGCCTGCCACGGGCCATGCGCGAGGTGCTCAAGGACCGTCGCCAGCGGTTCCAGGCCCAGTTGCAGACACTGCAGGTGGTCAGTCCGCTGGCCACTCTGGCCCGTGGATACAGCATTTTGCTGGATGAGCAAGGCCAGGCCATTCGCAGCGCCGAACAGACCCGCAATGGCCAACGCCTGACCGCCCGCCTGAACGAAGGCGAGTTGCTGGTGCGGGTCGAAGACAACCACCTGACCCCGGTCACCCTCTCACTACTGGACTGA
- a CDS encoding bifunctional 4-hydroxy-2-oxoglutarate aldolase/2-dehydro-3-deoxy-phosphogluconate aldolase — protein MTTLERPQPKLSMADKAARIDAICKKARILPVITIAREEDILPLADALAAGGIRTLEVTLRSQHGLKAIQVLREQRPELCVGAGTVLDRSMFAAVEAAGAQFVVTPGITQDILEAGVDSEIPLLPGISTPSEIMMGYALGYRRFKLFPAEISGGVAAIKAFGGPFGDIRFCPTGGVNPANVRNYMALPNVMCVGGTWMLDSSWIKNGDWARIEACSAEAMALLDAN, from the coding sequence ATGACCACCCTTGAACGCCCACAGCCCAAGCTCTCGATGGCTGATAAAGCCGCGCGGATCGACGCCATTTGCAAAAAGGCGCGCATCCTGCCGGTAATCACCATTGCTCGTGAGGAAGACATCCTGCCGCTGGCTGACGCCCTGGCCGCTGGCGGTATCCGTACCCTGGAAGTGACCCTGCGCTCACAGCATGGCCTCAAGGCCATTCAGGTGCTGCGTGAGCAGCGCCCGGAGCTGTGTGTCGGCGCCGGTACCGTGCTCGACCGCAGCATGTTCGCGGCGGTTGAAGCTGCGGGCGCGCAGTTCGTCGTTACCCCTGGTATTACCCAGGACATTCTCGAGGCTGGCGTGGACAGTGAAATTCCGCTGTTGCCGGGCATCAGCACGCCGTCCGAAATCATGATGGGCTATGCCCTGGGCTACCGCCGGTTCAAGTTGTTCCCGGCGGAAATCAGCGGCGGCGTAGCAGCGATCAAGGCCTTTGGTGGCCCGTTCGGCGATATTCGTTTTTGTCCTACCGGTGGTGTAAACCCGGCCAACGTGCGCAACTACATGGCACTGCCAAACGTGATGTGCGTGGGGGGAACCTGGATGCTCGACAGCAGCTGGATCAAGAACGGTGACTGGGCGCGGATCGAAGCGTGCAGTGCCGAGGCGATGGCACTGCTGGACGCCAACTGA
- the zwf gene encoding glucose-6-phosphate dehydrogenase, whose protein sequence is MAAISVEPCTFALFGALGDLALRKLFPALYQLDRANLLHPDTRLLALAREVGSAQEHLDSIEAHLRRHVPEADIEPAALGRFLARLNYQHLDFLQPEGYQALAEQLPGELPLIAYFATAAAVYGAICENLDKVGLAARTRVVLEKPIGHDLESSRRVNDAVARFFPESRVYRIDHYLGKETVQNLIALRFANSLFETQWNQNSISHVEITVAEKVGIEGRWGYFDKAGQLRDMIQNHLLQLLCLIAMDPPSELSADAIRDEKVKVLKALAPITGDGLSTSVVRGQYIAGYSEGKPVPGYLEEDNANAQSDTETFVALRADIRNWRWSGVPFYLRTGKRMPQKLSQIVIHFKETPHYIFAPEQRLQIGNKLIIRLQPDEGISLRVMTKEQGLDKGMQLRSGPLQLNFSDAWRSARIPDAYERLLLEVMRGNQNLFVRKDEIEYAWKWCDQLIAGWRNAGDAPKPYAAGSWGPMSSIALITRDGRAWYGDI, encoded by the coding sequence ATGGCCGCAATCAGTGTCGAACCTTGCACCTTTGCCCTGTTTGGCGCCCTCGGCGACCTGGCATTGCGCAAGCTGTTTCCTGCGCTCTACCAGCTCGACCGGGCCAACCTGTTGCACCCGGACACCCGCCTGCTGGCCCTCGCCCGTGAGGTCGGCAGTGCGCAGGAGCACCTGGACAGCATCGAAGCCCACCTGCGCCGGCACGTGCCCGAGGCAGATATCGAGCCTGCTGCGCTGGGGCGCTTCCTTGCCCGCCTGAATTACCAGCACCTGGACTTCCTTCAGCCCGAGGGCTATCAGGCCCTGGCCGAGCAGCTGCCGGGCGAGCTGCCGCTGATCGCCTACTTCGCCACGGCGGCGGCGGTGTATGGGGCCATCTGCGAAAACCTCGACAAGGTCGGGCTGGCTGCGCGCACCCGGGTAGTGCTCGAGAAACCTATTGGCCACGACCTGGAGTCGTCGCGCCGGGTCAACGACGCCGTGGCGCGGTTCTTCCCTGAAAGCCGGGTTTACCGCATTGACCATTACCTGGGCAAAGAGACGGTGCAGAACCTGATTGCCCTGCGCTTCGCCAATAGCCTGTTCGAAACCCAGTGGAACCAGAATTCCATCTCCCATGTGGAGATTACCGTCGCGGAAAAGGTCGGTATCGAGGGCCGTTGGGGTTATTTCGACAAGGCCGGCCAACTGCGCGACATGATCCAGAATCACCTGCTGCAGTTGCTGTGCCTGATCGCCATGGACCCGCCCAGCGAACTGTCCGCCGATGCCATCCGCGACGAGAAGGTGAAAGTGCTCAAAGCCCTGGCACCGATCACTGGCGACGGCCTGAGCACCAGCGTGGTGCGCGGCCAGTACATTGCCGGCTACAGCGAAGGCAAGCCGGTGCCGGGTTACCTGGAAGAAGACAACGCCAACGCCCAGAGCGACACCGAAACCTTCGTCGCCCTGCGCGCCGACATCCGTAACTGGCGCTGGTCGGGCGTGCCGTTCTACCTGCGAACCGGCAAGCGCATGCCGCAAAAACTGTCGCAGATCGTCATTCACTTCAAGGAAACGCCGCACTACATCTTCGCCCCGGAACAGCGTTTGCAGATCGGTAACAAGCTGATCATCCGCCTGCAACCGGACGAAGGCATTTCTTTACGGGTGATGACCAAGGAGCAGGGCCTGGACAAGGGCATGCAACTGCGCAGTGGCCCATTGCAGCTGAATTTTTCCGATGCCTGGCGCAGTGCACGAATTCCGGATGCCTACGAGCGGCTGTTGCTCGAAGTGATGCGCGGCAACCAGAACCTGTTCGTGCGCAAGGACGAAATCGAGTATGCCTGGAAGTGGTGCGACCAGTTGATCGCCGGCTGGCGTAATGCGGGCGATGCGCCCAAGCCATACGCGGCGGGCTCCTGGGGGCCGATGAGCTCGATTGCACTGATCACACGCGATGGGAGGGCGTGGTATGGGGATATCTGA
- the ltrA gene encoding group II intron reverse transcriptase/maturase, whose translation MPPVGVAVSLVTVMQKFPTAETVIPNPGQKPRVMPDSAKVPAASATWTNAEPDTLMERVLAPANLRRAYQRVVSNKGAPGADGMTVADLAGYVKQYWPTLKARLLAGEYHPQAVRAVEIPKPQGGTRQLGIPSVVDRLIQQALQQQLTPIFDPLFSDYSYGFRPGRSTHQAIEMARAHVTAGHRWCVELDLEKFFDRVNHDILMACIERRIKDKCVLRLIRRYLEAGIMSGGVVSPRQEGTPQGGPLSPLLSNILLDELDRELERRGHRFVRYADDANIYVRSPRAGERVLVSVERFLRERLKLTVNRKKSQVARAWKCDYLGYGMSWHQQPRLRVARMSLDRLRDRLRMLLRSVRARKMATVIERINPVLRGWASYFKLSQSKRPLEELDGWVRHKLRCVIWRQWKQPPTRLRNLMRLGLSEERANKSAFNGRGPWWNSGAQHMNYALPKKLWDRLGLVSILDTINRLSRVT comes from the coding sequence ATGCCGCCAGTAGGCGTCGCCGTCTCGTTGGTAACCGTAATGCAGAAATTTCCCACAGCGGAAACTGTCATCCCGAATCCCGGCCAGAAGCCGAGGGTGATGCCTGACAGTGCAAAGGTGCCGGCGGCGTCAGCGACGTGGACGAACGCGGAGCCGGACACGCTGATGGAGCGGGTGCTTGCACCGGCCAACCTCAGGCGTGCGTATCAACGCGTGGTTAGCAACAAGGGGGCTCCGGGTGCCGATGGCATGACGGTCGCTGACTTGGCGGGCTACGTGAAACAGTATTGGCCAACCCTCAAGGCCAGGTTGCTGGCCGGTGAATACCATCCCCAAGCAGTGCGAGCGGTTGAAATTCCCAAGCCGCAGGGCGGCACACGGCAACTGGGTATCCCCAGCGTCGTGGATCGCCTGATCCAGCAAGCACTGCAGCAGCAGCTCACACCTATCTTCGACCCACTGTTCTCGGACTACAGCTATGGTTTTCGTCCGGGCAGAAGTACGCATCAAGCCATCGAGATGGCCCGTGCTCATGTGACAGCGGGACACCGCTGGTGCGTGGAACTCGATCTGGAGAAGTTTTTCGATCGGGTCAATCACGACATCCTCATGGCCTGCATCGAACGTCGGATCAAAGACAAGTGCGTACTCAGGCTTATTCGCCGCTACCTTGAAGCCGGGATCATGTCGGGCGGTGTCGTCAGCCCACGGCAGGAGGGGACGCCGCAAGGCGGCCCGCTTTCGCCGTTGCTGTCGAATATCCTGCTCGACGAACTCGACCGCGAGCTGGAGCGGCGGGGCCATCGCTTCGTACGTTATGCCGATGATGCGAACATCTATGTACGCAGTCCCCGGGCCGGCGAACGGGTGTTGGTCAGCGTCGAGCGCTTCCTGAGAGAACGTCTGAAGCTGACGGTGAACAGGAAGAAAAGCCAAGTGGCAAGGGCGTGGAAGTGCGACTACCTAGGCTATGGGATGAGCTGGCACCAGCAGCCAAGGCTGCGCGTGGCAAGGATGAGCCTAGACCGCTTACGCGACCGGCTCAGAATGCTGCTGCGCAGCGTACGGGCTCGCAAAATGGCGACTGTCATCGAGCGGATCAACCCCGTCCTGAGAGGCTGGGCTAGCTACTTCAAGCTCAGCCAGAGCAAGCGGCCGCTTGAGGAACTGGATGGTTGGGTCAGGCACAAACTCCGCTGCGTCATCTGGCGTCAATGGAAGCAGCCTCCCACGAGGCTGAGAAACTTGATGCGCCTGGGGTTGAGCGAGGAGCGTGCCAACAAGTCAGCCTTCAATGGCCGAGGTCCATGGTGGAATTCGGGAGCGCAACATATGAACTACGCGCTGCCAAAGAAACTGTGGGACCGGCTCGGGCTGGTCTCGATACTGGATACGATTAACCGGCTTAGCCGCGTAACCTGA
- the pgl gene encoding 6-phosphogluconolactonase, with product MGISELKLPAAVKAHELADAKALSVSLAHDVAERLRAAIAAKGQACVVLSGGRSPVPFLEKLASEHLDWAKVTVSLADERWVPVEHADSNAGLLARHLLKGEAAKARFVGLYQQAENLDAAALKADQALAELPPIDVLVLGMGDDGHTASLFPASPNLEAGLDLAGPRRCLPMLAPSVPHQRLSMTRSLLASAAFIALSVQGQGKLATLRAALAGNDLTEMPIRAFLHDPLDIYWCP from the coding sequence ATGGGGATATCTGAATTGAAACTGCCAGCGGCCGTGAAGGCTCATGAACTGGCGGATGCCAAGGCACTGTCCGTGTCCTTGGCTCATGATGTGGCTGAGCGCCTGCGCGCCGCGATTGCCGCCAAGGGGCAGGCCTGTGTGGTGTTGTCTGGCGGCCGCAGCCCGGTGCCGTTCCTGGAGAAACTGGCCAGCGAGCACCTGGACTGGGCCAAGGTCACTGTCAGCCTGGCTGATGAGCGCTGGGTGCCGGTGGAGCACGCCGACAGCAATGCCGGCCTGCTGGCCCGTCACCTGTTGAAGGGCGAAGCGGCCAAGGCCCGTTTCGTTGGCCTGTACCAGCAGGCGGAGAACCTTGATGCAGCTGCGCTCAAAGCTGACCAGGCCTTGGCCGAGCTACCGCCGATCGACGTGCTGGTGCTGGGCATGGGCGACGATGGCCATACCGCCTCGCTGTTCCCCGCCAGTCCCAACCTGGAAGCAGGCCTGGACCTGGCGGGCCCACGCCGCTGCCTGCCGATGCTGGCGCCGAGCGTGCCGCACCAGCGCCTGTCGATGACCCGTTCGCTGCTGGCCAGCGCGGCCTTCATCGCGCTGTCTGTGCAAGGCCAGGGCAAACTCGCTACCCTGCGCGCCGCGCTGGCGGGCAACGACCTTACTGAAATGCCGATTCGCGCTTTTCTTCACGACCCCCTGGACATCTACTGGTGCCCATGA